The genomic interval GACTAAGTTTTTTCAACTTACATTCTTAGATATTAAGTCATGTACTGAGTTGCAGACTTTCATCTGTAAGGTTTCTCCGGCAGTTTGCGGATTATATTCATAGCGATAGATGGGGTTGAAATTATTTATTCTGTTAGGAGTACTCGATTATCTTTCCGGTTGACGTTGATTTGTAAAATATCTGATAAAGCTTGCAGCCACTCATCTACCGAGCGGGCTTTAAATGAACCGGTTAATGTTTGTTTCTTTAGCCGCTCTCCCCTGATTTCCACTTGCAGTCCGTATGTTTCACGCAGCAGTTCACAGACTTCCACCAAAGAAGTATTATCAAAAACAAAACGATGATTTTGCCAGGAAGCATAATCTTCCGGATGGGCCACTCTCTCTTTGCGAAGCCTGCCCTGTTGCTTATCCAGAATGACCAGATCGCCGGGAGCCATGGTTACCTGCCTGGCCTGTTGCGTTTCCTGCTTGTATTGTACCTGTACTTTTCCTTTGGTTAAAACGACCTTGGTTTGTTTGGTGCGGGCAGATACTGTAAACTCTGTTCCCAGCACCTGCACATTAAAAAGCGGATCTGTTTGCACAATAAATTGCTTGTGATCTGGCGTATGTACAACCGAGAAGTTGGCTTCCCCTTTCAGATAAACCAGGCGGGTAGACGCTCCAAACCCAAAACGGGGTATACTCAGGGATGAATTCGCATTGAGTATGACTGTACTGCCATCTGAAAGTTGTATTGATTTTGTGGCACCATAGGCGGTAACATATTTCTGGTACAACACCCTATCTCTGAACAGCCACGCATTGGCAGCCAGAATAAGTAAAAGAGAAGCGGCTATCCCCCATTGTATCCATTTGCGCTTATTACTAGAAAAAGTATTTCGGGAAGATACGGCAGCCTGTAAAATAGGTTCAGCAGTTAGTACTAAAAAACGATTAAATTTTTCAATAGCCAAAGGAACATCTGTCTGATACTGGGGATTTTTCAGTTCCCATTCATGGAGACAACTGTAAAAAAATTCTTCATGCTCCGGATTTTTTGCCCACTCTTCAATCTGTTGCTTTTGTAAAGCTGTAACCTGCCCTGCAAAGTATTTAAACAGAAGTTCTTTTGTAATGGATGGTTCCAAGAAGTGAATGATTTGCTGAGTGTATTTGCGTTTCAGGAGATAGACACATATACCCGGTAAAAACCCTTACTCAAATGGAAAAAAATTTAAACTTTTTTAAAAAAGACGATCAATCAGGAAAGTCAGGGTTAGAAGTTTCCATTTCCTTTGTAACAGATCTTTTAATGCATGGCTTGCTTTGCGTATCTGTACTTCCACCGTTTTAGGAGATAAGTGAAGCTCAGTGGCAATCTGGGCATATTTTTTCCCTTCAAAGCGGTGCATTAAATAAATTTTCCTGCACTGGCCTGGTAAGCTGTTGATCGCCTTTTCTACATCCTGATATAACTCTTCGTACTGGAGAATAGCATCAGGTTGCTGGTGGGTATCATCAGAAAAACTTTTTAATGAATCGTCATTCAGGAGGCAATTGGTTTCTTTGCGGAGATAATTGTATGCCCGGTGGCGCACAGTTTTGTACAGGTAAGCCCGGTAAGAAGTAGTAATCTCCCGGTAAATGCCTTTCTGATAAAATTGATAAAATATCTCTGAAACCAGGTCTTCTGCAACAGCTTTTGAATACAAAAACCGGATGGCATGGCTGCACAAAGGCTGGTAATAATGCCGGTACAACAACTCACATCCTAACCGTACATCCGTCTGAAAAGTCTTGCGGATAAAAAATTCAACATCTGCCGTTTTTTCAGACTCTATACGTAAGCCAGAAGAAATTTCTCTGCTCGCCTCCCGGGCAGTTTCCATAGATGTATCCGGTAAATTTGCAGCGGAGGTGTTGAGAGGAATCGCCATATATCCAAAGTTTATTTAGTGCCATTCGCTGATGCCGGCAATAGCAGGCATGTATCAAAACCAGACTTATTAGATGCTATCAGTGGTATATCAGGTAAAAATCAGAATGAAAGCTCTGAGAAGCGTTATGTATATCTGTGATGTTCAAAAACACCTTTGTATATAGACTTTGCCTGTATGCATTTCATACACTAAAGCATTCCTATCAAATGCATTGGCTATTACCTCAAAGGAGAGTATAATGGGGTAATCTCTTCTGCCATGTCTTCTTGCAAATCAGACTCTATACTATAAACAGTAAATCAATTTAGTAACACTGGTACCTTTTCTGTACATATGTTTAAACAAATATACATATCACAACATACAATACAATATTTTATTTAAATAATTATATATGTTGCTTGAAGCAGTTCATTAGTAAGATAAATAATTATCCGGTAATGAATGGCTATGCGAACGAAACGGATTGGTTAATTGGCTGTCAGTTGTGAAGTAGGGGGATTAGTTGTTCCCCATTTTCTATTTGGCTCAGGACCCAGCCATATTTCTAACAAACCTCCTTGGGCAAAGTCACTATGGGTAAACCAGCAGTTATTCAGTGGTTTGCCATTTAACTGTGCTTTTTGAATGTAGCAGTTCTTTTGGGAATTATTATAGGTTTTAATCACAAACTGTTTTCCTGAATAATAATTTGGGTCTAACTGGATGGTAATTTCATCAAAGATCGGACTGGTAATTTCATACAAAGGAGTTGAAGAGGTGTTGCCTTGCAAACTGAACAAACCTATGGCCATTAAGGCACTCACGCCTCCCATTTGTCCCTGGTCCTCATCGTGCCCGCCATAACCTTTATCGGGGGTAATGCCACCATACGCCTGCCCTTGAACTTTACGAACCCAGTACTGCGAAAGCCATGGTTTACCGGCGTAATTAAATACATGTGCATTCGAACAGCCAGGCTGGTTGGCATAATTGAGCTTGTGGCATAAGGTATCATTTCCACCCATTAATTTAGATAGTCCACCGATGTCATGAGAAACGCCCCAGGTGCCCTGCCAGGCATTGGCTTCGATCCAGCCTGCTCCACTCAAGGGATCATTATGTGCCCATTTACCGTCCTCAGCCCGGGGAAAAAGTAGTCCTTGTTGTGGATTAAAACACGTTTTCCAGCCTTCTGAGCGCTTTAGAAAATAATCTTTCTCCTTCTTTTTGCCCAGCTTACCAGCCATCTGCGCTAAAGACCAGTCCTGAAACGCCCATTCAACGGTTATTCCCGCATTCCCAGGACACCATCCGTTTTTTGTATAAAACTCCAGATCTTCCTCTTTTCCAATGGCCATCATCCCACCAGGCAGATGATTACGCTTCATTACCTCAAAAGCATGGGCTGGTTGTGCCTTTTTTAACAGGCCTTTCATATACGTACTTACAATCAGGTTTGTAGCCGGGCAACCAGTCATGATATACGAATATCCTCCGGCATTAGGGCCACGGGGAAGCAAGCCCCCATTATCGGCATACTGAATAAGTGAAGCAGAGAAATCATCGAGCAGGCCAGGCCACCCTAATCCCCATAAAATGTTAAGATTCCATTGTGTAAGCCAGAAGGCATCTGAATTATACATGTTGTACTTCACCTTTCCATTTTTATCTTTTGGCAACGTGCGTACATTGAGATTAGCCTCTGTAAAAGTACCGATGCGTTTTCCCTGCGTATAGTCGGGATAATCGCCGCTTACATCATTGAGCTTGTGCCTGCCTAATAATACATGCCATAGATCAGTGTAGAACTTTATTTTCTGTTCAGGAGTGCCTCCTTTTACATCTATTTTTCCCAGCCACTGATTCCATTCCCTTCTGGCATCATTTCTCACCTGGTTAAAATCCCAATGATCGCATTCGGTAATCATGTTTTTGCGGGCATTCTCGATACTGGTGTAGGAAGTAGAAATTTTCATTTGTAGGGTATCTCCTGCGGCTACATCGTACAATATGGCTACGCCTGCGCTGTCTCCTTGCAGGGTTGAGATGTTGGATAGTTTAGTTTTTCCTTTCCAGCCATCCACCGATTTGAAAGGCTTATCAAACCTGGCTACAAAGAATATCTTCACGTCTTTTGGACCTCCCCATAAGCGGTCTACCGTGCTGAATGAACCCTCAATTTCCTGTGGATTTACTTTGGTAACAGTAGCATTTTTCATGGTAATACCTCCCAGGTGTCCGCCCAGATTAGTCAGGATTTGCGCCTGTGTGGCTTCGGTATACCGGAAACGGTAGAAACTTACCCGGTCGGTACTGGTTTGCTCTACCCATGTTTTGTAATCTCTCAAAAAGAGCCGGTGATAACCTGGCTGAGCAATTTCATCGTCGTGGCTAAACTGTGACTTCCAAGCCTTTTCACCCTTGGTTGGATCAACTGCACCAGTGGTAGGCATGATGTTTAAACCGGATAGCATCCAGCAATGAATCTGGCCAAAGCCCAGGATTTCTGTTGAATTATAATTATATCCACCACCCCACTGGTTTTTATTCCGGGTAACCGGTGCAGCGCTTATCATTCCAAAGGGGCGGCTGCCGGTTACAAAGAAAAAATAGCGGCCACGGGTAGTTTCAATAAATGGATTAACCCATGAAACATAATCCGGATACATTTGAGGTGCAGGAAACACTTCTATTTCGGATAATCCTACGTGTTTGCCAATTCCATCGGTTGTAGTAAAACGAATCCACTTTACTGTTTTCGGAGGAAAAGTAATCAGCTTTGCACTTCCCTCATTGGGTATAGCAGTGACTGTAATTTTACTGCCATCGCTGAATTCCAACGTTCCCCCGGCAATATGTTCATCCAGAGTTACACGGTCATATAAAATAACTTTATCAATGATCTGGTCACTTGTCCACTCTAATTGCACCCAGGGATAGCGGATGTATCCCCAAACGGCAGTTTCTCCTTCACAAGCCCATTCGCCCTTATTATGTATGCCAATTATTCCATCATTTATGCCGCTTGCCTTGAAATTGCTGTTTAGCTCTGAAGATACAGTAACCTTTGCCTGATGGGCAATATTATCTACCCCGGCAAATAAACTGTGACTATTTATTCCGATGGTAAAAACAGTAAAAATGAGTTTTCCTATCAGGTTATGTGTAGTGGATGTCATTATTTCCATAGATAAATTTTAGAAAAATTATACCAGTTTCTCCACTTTTTCCTACACTATTCAACTGATGCATTTTTGTTGCACCCGTTATAGCTATGTAAACCTTTTTACACTTGATGCCCTTCAATTTGCTTTAAAACTTTTCAGCCGCATGGTTCGCAGGCCAAACCGTGGCATGGCTACAGTTACTTCCGAGCCAGTCTTATTCTTTTGCGTATTCAGTGTTTCCTTTACTGTCCCATTCAACTCCACTAGTTCAATCGCCGACACATTTCCACCTAATAGTACTTTCTTTGGTTTACTATCTCCTTCCGCATTAAAAAGCCTGACCAGCAAATCATTTCCGTCGGCTAGCACCGTAGTTACCTGCAAGCCTGTTCCTGTTACATCTACCAGCGATTTTTTAGCATCCCCTTTGTTTTGTGTCAGAGAAGCAACCAGTGGCTCATTCCAGTTCATTACTTCAGTGGAGAGTTGTGCCTGATCCCATTTGCCTGTGTGAGACACCAAAGCATAGTTAATTTCTGTTGGTCCGGTGATGGTATGGTTTCTTCCCCACAGACCAGCACCCGAATATTGAATATTCAATCCCAATGGAAAATTTTCTCCATGTGAATAGCTAGTAGTATGATCGGTTAGTAAGGCAAGGCCTATATTGTTTTGTTCATCATATACATCTACCCAGTTTACCAGAATATTATGTTTGATGCTGTCCCAACGGGTGAAAAAGGTATTCTTCAGCTTGCTTTCTGTTACATCAAATGGCGCATCCTTATAAATTTTTTGAGAAGAAAAATTAACCGGAAACAAAGCCAGTAATTTCTGACTATCATCATAAAATGGTTTGATATAATCCTTTGAATCCAGCCCGCCTTGTTGCTTATAGTCATTGCCAATACCAATATTTTCCTTCCAGTCTATTTTCAGGTTGCATTCAATTTTTCTGTCACCTTGTTTTAAAGTTATGGTTTGGGTATAGGGATGGGTTAACAGTTCACCTTTGATCTCGGCTTTCACCAGGGCAGGGCCGCTTTCAAGAATGGTCATGGTTACAGGCTTATCGGCGGAGGAGTGAAAGCCGCCATTGTTAAAAAAATTCCCCCGTAATTCATTAAAGCCTCTTTCCTGTTTCGTATCCACAAATTCTTTATTCCCCAGTGTTTTGGCAATCAGGCTCTTGATAGTACCCCCTCTCCTTTTATCAATCACCAGCTTGTATACATCCGTTTCCAGCACAACGTCGCCTGCTGCGGTAACTGTTGTCTGCGCTCCCTTTAATACAACAGGTTTTTTGGCAACAATTTGATAGGTATTATAACCTAGCGCCGGAACAGTTGCTTTGAAATAAATAGTGGTGCCGCTTTGATTACCAGTAGTAGCAACCTGTGTTAACACTTCTTTATTTTTGTCATCCACCACCTGAATAGAGGTTACATCTATAGTGGCAGGTAAGAGAAGAGTTACGAGTTCATTGCGAATAGTACCAGTGGTATTGTATACACGAATAGTATTGCTAATGGCTGCATTTGCAGGATTTCCTGTTTGAAAAGCCTTCGTCATAATCCGGTCACTGATATGGTTGGTGGTATCTGTCCAAACCACTACTTTATCGGCCCAGGTATTTCCGGGCTTGCCATTGTAAGGCACAATCCAGCAGTCATGGTGCTGTGCCAGCATGAGTGTCCGCCAGGCTTCGTCGAGCTCTTTTTGGGGCCAGGAAGTGTTTTCATATATCTTTGACAGGGCAGCTATTTTCTCAGTCATCACTACTTTGTTTTCCGATACCCGTACTTGCTGCGCTATTTTTTGCAATACCTGTGAACCCCAGACCAGACTTACCTGCATATCTTCCTGCGAAAAATGCCAGTCCTGTGTCGGCGTTTTGATAGATGCATTGGCAATATAGTCTCTCCAGGTTTTGTATTCGGTTGGCTGATAGCCTTTGTCCCCATTCCCAATCCAGGGGCCGTTTTTCCAGCCGGCATCCTGCAAGGTCATAGCTACCGGATTTTTTATTCCATAGTTAAGTGCATCGTTTATATATTTAGGTGAGTTAGTCCAGGCTTCGGTTTGCCAGGTGGAATTGGGCAGTAATCCTTCTGAGGCATAGCGGGGTACGGTAGTTAATTTGGTGCCATCCGGACCAATCCAGTTGACTAATTCACCGCCATAGGACCTGGTATACCCTCCCCAGCAGGTATTGGGATTTTTTAAGGAAGCATACTTGTATCCGAATGAGGTGAGAATTTGCGGCAAGGCGCTCGTAAAACAAGGTTCTTCAGAAGAATACGTAGTAAACACCGCTTCCGGAAAATACTGCCTGACTTTTTTTATTCCATAGTCAAAATGGCGGATGATGCTCTCGCCAGAGATGTTATAGAAATAACTTTGTCCGTAAGCCGGACTCACGTATTCAATTCTACCTGTAATAGATTGGTCGGAAAAAAGCTGCTGCATTTCCTTTAAAGCTTCAGGTTCCCGCACTAGCACTGAATCCCAGGTTTCCGGCTCGATTTCAAGGTTGATCTTCCAGAAGGGATTTGCTTTTAGCTGATCTACGATATATTGGGTATATCCTCTGGGGTAATGTCCATATACACCCCCATGGTAGCCATCAACAAAATATGCTTTTTGCGCCTGAACAGAGAAAAACAGAAAAAACAGAAATAGAGTAAGTAAGGTGAGCTTCACTTTTATAGGTGGAATAATCAGTAATAATAGAATTTTAACTTGAGTTCGAAGATAAGAAAGTGAACATTTTAGTGTGATGGTCAACTTCCAAGATACTTTTCTACTTATGCCATCTTTACTTTTATTTTGCTTGCCCAAAATAAAAGTAACAAAAGATTCTCGAGCATGCGAATGCGAAGAGAACCAACACAGTTGTGGCAGCACCAACAAAGCCTGTTTTACGCTGATCTGGCTGATAGTCGCGCTGCCTCCGCCCCTCACACAGGCTAAAACCGGCCACACTGTTGCTGCACCCCTGCCCGCTAAAGTAAAAATCTATAATTAAGTACAGTATTATTTTGCTTTGTATGTCTGCTGCTATCTCCGAACACATTTTAACTATATGTATTTGAAAAATACCGGCTTAATACCCTGTATTTTGTGGCAGATTGGTATTTACATCTCTTTCGCGTTGAGGAATCGGGAACAAATTATAGATAGGATTTACTACAATTCCTTTTGCCTCCTGCACTTTCTCTTCTAACATTCCGGTTCTCACCAGGTCAAACCAGCGGTGGCCTTCGGCTACAAACTCTTTCCTTCTCTCCAGAAGCACTTCTTCTCTGAAACTTTCAACACTTGCTATATTCGCATCAGGCAAGTTGGCCCGGTTTCTCACCATATTCAGGTACTGATTCGCCACACTTAAATTATTAAGTTCGGCCTGTGCCTCTGCATAGGTTAACAGCACATCTGAATAGCGGATCACCGGAAAATCTTGTTGGGAATCGCCAGCCACTGGTTCAGCCTCCCGGTCCCAATACTTCTGAATATATATATCATTTAGCTTGATTACATTTTTATCATCATCTAAGAACTCAGTCAGAAATGTTACGTTCTTTCTTTCATCCTCTGCAGAAAAGGAATCATACAAGTCTTTTGTAACCACCTGCCACCCTTGCGTATTGCGGATACCAGCAATTTCCTGTGAAAGCTCAGGGGGTAAAAGCCTTACGTTAAATTGCCCGAATTCCCAGAACGAAATTGCCCCTCCGGCATCGCCAAAACTCACAGAAAAAATGGCTTCTTTTCCATTTCTGTTTGTGTGCTTAAATGCATCTGCAAAATTATTCCAAAGTTCATACTTCGCAGATTGAATAACCTCTAATGCCTTAGCCGATGCGTTTTGCCAATCTTTTCTGGTTAAATATACTTTGGCTAATAAGGCTTTAGCAGCACCACTTGTGGCACGCCCTTCCTGAATGTCTCCATCTAAAGGTAAATCCTCTGCTGCCTGAAGGTCGCTAATAATTTGTGTGTAAACAGCCTCTACATCTGAAACATCCGGCGTTAAAGGAGCTTCTTCAGTGATGAGCAAAGGAACCTGCCCGAACATTCTCACCAGATTAAAATAAGACAAGGCTCTGAGAAACTTCGCTTCATTTACCAATCTGTTTCTAGTATCTTCATTTATCTGGGCTGCAGGTATTCTTTCTATGGCGATATTTGCCAGCGTGATTGTTTTGTAATGAATCCGCCAGATGGTATTGACACTCGAATTTTCAGCATTCCAGGAAAAAGTACCCAGCTGGTCATTTGCAATGGCTCCATTTTGCTTGTTTATCATTTCATCAGAAGCCAGACCCATGGCCACCCAGGTGGTACTGTGGTAGACTCCTTCCGGGCCGGAAGAAGTAGAACCCAGATTGGCATATATTGAGTTAACGGACGCTACTGCATCTTCTTCTGTTTGATAAAAGCGGTCCTGGGCTATTCTGTCCTGAGGGTCTTCGTTCAGGAAATCTTTGCAGGAGCTAATGCAAAAGAACACCAGTAAAAAGATCAGGATGGAGGTTTTATGATTGAGTATGTTTTTCATGTGTGCATGCATTAATGATTTACAATTAAAACCCG from Rhodocytophaga rosea carries:
- a CDS encoding FecR family protein — protein: MEPSITKELLFKYFAGQVTALQKQQIEEWAKNPEHEEFFYSCLHEWELKNPQYQTDVPLAIEKFNRFLVLTAEPILQAAVSSRNTFSSNKRKWIQWGIAASLLLILAANAWLFRDRVLYQKYVTAYGATKSIQLSDGSTVILNANSSLSIPRFGFGASTRLVYLKGEANFSVVHTPDHKQFIVQTDPLFNVQVLGTEFTVSARTKQTKVVLTKGKVQVQYKQETQQARQVTMAPGDLVILDKQQGRLRKERVAHPEDYASWQNHRFVFDNTSLVEVCELLRETYGLQVEIRGERLKKQTLTGSFKARSVDEWLQALSDILQINVNRKDNRVLLTE
- a CDS encoding RNA polymerase sigma-70 factor, which translates into the protein METAREASREISSGLRIESEKTADVEFFIRKTFQTDVRLGCELLYRHYYQPLCSHAIRFLYSKAVAEDLVSEIFYQFYQKGIYREITTSYRAYLYKTVRHRAYNYLRKETNCLLNDDSLKSFSDDTHQQPDAILQYEELYQDVEKAINSLPGQCRKIYLMHRFEGKKYAQIATELHLSPKTVEVQIRKASHALKDLLQRKWKLLTLTFLIDRLF
- a CDS encoding GH92 family glycosyl hydrolase — protein: MEIMTSTTHNLIGKLIFTVFTIGINSHSLFAGVDNIAHQAKVTVSSELNSNFKASGINDGIIGIHNKGEWACEGETAVWGYIRYPWVQLEWTSDQIIDKVILYDRVTLDEHIAGGTLEFSDGSKITVTAIPNEGSAKLITFPPKTVKWIRFTTTDGIGKHVGLSEIEVFPAPQMYPDYVSWVNPFIETTRGRYFFFVTGSRPFGMISAAPVTRNKNQWGGGYNYNSTEILGFGQIHCWMLSGLNIMPTTGAVDPTKGEKAWKSQFSHDDEIAQPGYHRLFLRDYKTWVEQTSTDRVSFYRFRYTEATQAQILTNLGGHLGGITMKNATVTKVNPQEIEGSFSTVDRLWGGPKDVKIFFVARFDKPFKSVDGWKGKTKLSNISTLQGDSAGVAILYDVAAGDTLQMKISTSYTSIENARKNMITECDHWDFNQVRNDARREWNQWLGKIDVKGGTPEQKIKFYTDLWHVLLGRHKLNDVSGDYPDYTQGKRIGTFTEANLNVRTLPKDKNGKVKYNMYNSDAFWLTQWNLNILWGLGWPGLLDDFSASLIQYADNGGLLPRGPNAGGYSYIMTGCPATNLIVSTYMKGLLKKAQPAHAFEVMKRNHLPGGMMAIGKEEDLEFYTKNGWCPGNAGITVEWAFQDWSLAQMAGKLGKKKEKDYFLKRSEGWKTCFNPQQGLLFPRAEDGKWAHNDPLSGAGWIEANAWQGTWGVSHDIGGLSKLMGGNDTLCHKLNYANQPGCSNAHVFNYAGKPWLSQYWVRKVQGQAYGGITPDKGYGGHDEDQGQMGGVSALMAIGLFSLQGNTSSTPLYEITSPIFDEITIQLDPNYYSGKQFVIKTYNNSQKNCYIQKAQLNGKPLNNCWFTHSDFAQGGLLEIWLGPEPNRKWGTTNPPTSQLTAN
- a CDS encoding glycoside hydrolase family 38 C-terminal domain-containing protein encodes the protein MKLTLLTLFLFFLFFSVQAQKAYFVDGYHGGVYGHYPRGYTQYIVDQLKANPFWKINLEIEPETWDSVLVREPEALKEMQQLFSDQSITGRIEYVSPAYGQSYFYNISGESIIRHFDYGIKKVRQYFPEAVFTTYSSEEPCFTSALPQILTSFGYKYASLKNPNTCWGGYTRSYGGELVNWIGPDGTKLTTVPRYASEGLLPNSTWQTEAWTNSPKYINDALNYGIKNPVAMTLQDAGWKNGPWIGNGDKGYQPTEYKTWRDYIANASIKTPTQDWHFSQEDMQVSLVWGSQVLQKIAQQVRVSENKVVMTEKIAALSKIYENTSWPQKELDEAWRTLMLAQHHDCWIVPYNGKPGNTWADKVVVWTDTTNHISDRIMTKAFQTGNPANAAISNTIRVYNTTGTIRNELVTLLLPATIDVTSIQVVDDKNKEVLTQVATTGNQSGTTIYFKATVPALGYNTYQIVAKKPVVLKGAQTTVTAAGDVVLETDVYKLVIDKRRGGTIKSLIAKTLGNKEFVDTKQERGFNELRGNFFNNGGFHSSADKPVTMTILESGPALVKAEIKGELLTHPYTQTITLKQGDRKIECNLKIDWKENIGIGNDYKQQGGLDSKDYIKPFYDDSQKLLALFPVNFSSQKIYKDAPFDVTESKLKNTFFTRWDSIKHNILVNWVDVYDEQNNIGLALLTDHTTSYSHGENFPLGLNIQYSGAGLWGRNHTITGPTEINYALVSHTGKWDQAQLSTEVMNWNEPLVASLTQNKGDAKKSLVDVTGTGLQVTTVLADGNDLLVRLFNAEGDSKPKKVLLGGNVSAIELVELNGTVKETLNTQKNKTGSEVTVAMPRFGLRTMRLKSFKAN
- a CDS encoding RagB/SusD family nutrient uptake outer membrane protein; the protein is MKNILNHKTSILIFLLVFFCISSCKDFLNEDPQDRIAQDRFYQTEEDAVASVNSIYANLGSTSSGPEGVYHSTTWVAMGLASDEMINKQNGAIANDQLGTFSWNAENSSVNTIWRIHYKTITLANIAIERIPAAQINEDTRNRLVNEAKFLRALSYFNLVRMFGQVPLLITEEAPLTPDVSDVEAVYTQIISDLQAAEDLPLDGDIQEGRATSGAAKALLAKVYLTRKDWQNASAKALEVIQSAKYELWNNFADAFKHTNRNGKEAIFSVSFGDAGGAISFWEFGQFNVRLLPPELSQEIAGIRNTQGWQVVTKDLYDSFSAEDERKNVTFLTEFLDDDKNVIKLNDIYIQKYWDREAEPVAGDSQQDFPVIRYSDVLLTYAEAQAELNNLSVANQYLNMVRNRANLPDANIASVESFREEVLLERRKEFVAEGHRWFDLVRTGMLEEKVQEAKGIVVNPIYNLFPIPQRERDVNTNLPQNTGY